The following coding sequences are from one Diachasmimorpha longicaudata isolate KC_UGA_2023 chromosome 6, iyDiaLong2, whole genome shotgun sequence window:
- the LOC135163303 gene encoding elongator complex protein 2, translating into MSTSYISCACNCQPRAVDWGTNGLVCYGHSNSIAIYDPAWETTGKVVQTLHKHSSQVKIAQWIKTDVDTPESEILSGSLDGSVIVWSKTSETFAPNITITLGGDLTTVHAVYLKSNQEDRSEETGDNRPLLICASSFKEIFAIWLRTSSGTISDKQTLDLKEDIAIEARIIHLPDSQNTPALVIVTDDATIHLFTWSRSPLDSAPLKPNFQLAKRLTGHSDWIQCLDIMQVSPNASLLATGSQDGTIRLWKISTCSHEKPPEDRVNEFAVDNQLFEVTLESILSGHDHWVYGLHWHPPVLTDGEWKRPNKLLSSALDKTLIIWEPNAAGVWMETVRLGKVGGNTLGFYGGKFNKDGSSVLAHGYQGTFHMWRFNEELKRWIPRTAPSGHFSDVSDLHWDPYGRYLITTSLDQTTRVHVPWRKTGGSEIWHEIARPQIHGYDINCLSILSPHLFASGADEKVVRIFEAPLYFKKCLEGLEWRNPRNAGDRAAVPALGLTNKAIDGEGIHDEVEDEDLKVERPPTEEEIVRYTLWPELEKLYGHGYEIFAMTARRDGRILATSCRATNAEHSSIILWSTKTWGQVQKLAVHRLTVTQMEFSPNDEFLVSVSRDRRWALYRALQDATDDQINYEAILLSPAVNALHTRIIWCCCWTPDSKYFATGSREGKIGFWSVDSLVKGDKPEPVGSLDLQGKSVTALAFHRVILKDNYVLAIGVEEGSIQVKRINFDKNEGTFVDCLELDTSTAHHKTVKRLSFRPNCTEGLVQLASCSCDRAVKIYDIELSKILGEDI; encoded by the exons ATGTCAACAAGTTACATATCATGTGCTTGCAACTGTCAACCCCGCGCTGTAGACTGGGGCACGAACGGTCTCGTATGCTATGGACACTCTAATTCCATCGCGATCTACGACCCGGCCTGGGAGACGACCGGCAAAGTCGTCCAAACCCTGCACAAACATTCTTCACAGGTAAAAATAGCCCAATGGATCAAAACAGACGTAGACACTCCAGAAAGCGAGATTCTGTCGGGTTCCCTAGACGGTTCTGTCATCGTCTGGAGCAAAACCTCGGAAACGTTCGCCCCAAATATAACAATAACCCTGGGGGGTGACTTGACAACAGTCCACGCCGTCTACCTCAAGAGCAACCAAGAAGATCGGAGCGAGGAGACAGGAGATAATCGCCCCCTGTTGATCTGTGCCTCTTCCTTCAAAGAAATCTTCGCGATCTGGTTGAGAACGTCTTCGGGAACAATCTCAGATAAACAAACACTCGATCTAAAGGAAGACATCGCCATAGAAGCGAGGATAATCCACCTCCCTGATTCTCAGAACACACCAGCCCTAGTGATTGTCACGGACGACGCTACAATTCACCTGTTCACGTGGAGCAGGTCTCCACTCGATTCTGCACCTCTCAAACCGAATTTCCAGTTGGCGAAACGACTAACCGGGCATTCAGACTGGATCCAATGCCTCGACATCATGCAGGTCTCCCCGAATGCGTCTCTGTTGGCGACCGGGTCTCAAGATGGAACGATTCGTTTGTGGAAAATATCGACATGTTCTCACGAAAAACCCCCGGAAGATCGAGTAAATGAATTTGCAGTGGACAATCAGCTGTTTGAGGTGACTCTGGAGTCTATTTTAAGTGGTCACGACCATTGGGTTTATGGGCTCCACTGGCATCCACCTGTTCTGACTGATGGGGAGTGGAAGAGGCCGAATAAATTGCTCTCGAGTGCTTTGGATAAAACTCTGATCATCTGGGAGCCAAATGCTGCTGGAGTTTGGATGGAGACTGTTCGATTGGGAAAAGTTGGGGGTAATACATTGGGATTCTACGGAGGCAAGTTCAATAAGGACGGATCGAGTGTTCTGGCTCATGGATATCAGGGAACGTTCCACATGTGGAGGTTTAACGAGGAACTAAAGAGGTGGATTCCAAGGACTGCCCCCAGTGGACACTTTTCTGATGTCAGTGATCTCCACTGGGATCCGTATGGACGATATCTCATTACCACAAGCTTGGATCAGACGACGAGGGTTCACGTTCCCTGGAGGAAAACAGGGGGTTCTGAAATTTGGCACGAAATTGCTAGACCTCAGATCCACGGTTATGACATCAATTGTCTGTCGATTTTGTCACCTCATTTGTTCGCTTCGGGAGCAGATGAGAAGGTTGTGAGGATTTTTGAGGCCCCTCTGTACTTCAAGAAGTGTCTGGAGGGACTGGAGTGGAGGAATCCAAGGAATGCTGGAGATCGAGCTGCAGTTCCTGCCTTGGGGTTGACGAATAAGGCTATTGATGGAGAGGGAATTCATGACGAGGTGGAGGACGAGGATCTGAAGGTGGAAAGACCACCGACGGAGGAGGAAATTGTTAG GTACACGCTCTGGCCGGAGTTAGAAAAACTGTACGGTCATGGTTACGAAATATTCGCGATGACTGCGAGACGAGATGGAAGGATACTCGCGACTTCTTGTAGAGCAACCAATGCCGAGCACTCTAGCATCATCCTCTGGAGTACTAAGACCTGGGGACAAGTGCAGAAACTGGCTGTCCATAGGTTGACCGTGACTCAGATGGAATTTTCCCCGAACGATGAATTTTTGGTTTCTGTATCGAGAGACAGGAGATGGGCTCTTTACAGAGCTCTCCAGGATGCGACCGACgatcaaattaattatgagGCGATTCTACTAAGTCCTGCTGTCAATGCCCTGCATACCAGGATCATCTGGTGTTGCTGTTGGACTCCAGACTCGAAATATTTTGCCACTGGATCCAGAGAAGGGAAAATTGGATTCTGGAGTGTCGACAGTCTTGTGAAAGGAGACAAGCCTGAACCTGTGGGGAGCTTGGATCTCCAGGGCAAGTCTGTCACTGCCCTCGCCTTCCACAGAGTGATTTTGAAAGACAATTATGTTTTGGCGATTGGTGTTGAGGAGGGAAGCATTCAAGTGAAGAGAAtcaatttcgataaaaatgaaggaacCTTTGTGGATTGTTTGGAGCTGGACACTTCGACTGCCCATCATAAAACCGTTAAACGACTATCGTTTAGACCAAACTGTACTGAGGGACTGGTGCAGTTGGCGAGCTGCAGCTGTGATCGAGCTGTCAAGATTTACGATATAGAGCTCTCAAAAATCTTGGGAGAGGATATTTAA